Proteins encoded within one genomic window of uncultured Desulfobacter sp.:
- a CDS encoding DegV family protein — protein MPKGLFECTDTQKITNALTVGYERIVAWADLLDQVNVFPVHDSDTGKNLKISLAPFKQIKPGGGADKTSLGNSFDELVNKLPMSAVGNSGNIAAAFFSGFLSHPLPTFLPTATGHGLNMAMNAVADPRPGTMLDLFESLTRFFDDRACDGQLQETSFDSNALTERLKQSVSQSMTRLPALEKAGVVDAGALGMFLFLEGFFKALEDRQDQCIPVMESFKDQLCVSAGYTAPSEPAFCVDLQIRMDQDTAPDQLIKTLGDSIVTSQTDRSLKIHVHTKDRDALKNQVSEIGSITAWHAEPIITRPQEVQARTTPNTVGIITDAAGSITLDRAATLGITLMDSFIVTDEGGAPETLADTAQIYADMTRGKKVMTAQASVFQRHETFKKVLGQYDQVLYLCVGSVYTGNYDVAIRWIADNGLSERMRVVDTGAASGRLGLIVETVALAAQTVNALAELEAHALKIIEACDELLFLNHLKYLAMGGRMSKTGSVAGDFLSIRPIISPRADGARKVATVRNSESQIRYAVNRLEQAFGKTASPRILLQYSDNRAWVENSVMPHIRRACPRAHITIVPLSLTSGVHMGPGTWGMAFLPGELAPEKIEQCLCHKTDFQGESAMKVLLMSMPDVAPLVIHQNAVHFPNLGIASIGGNIHERHEVKIIDLIRKRRSIHAYLTKQLIKLAPDIVGLSAMSWQWDTCCRIIRLIKRVRPSAKIVVGGYHATLMTQEITQSPEGKLIDFIVQGEGETAFKRLVEALDGRDTFHDIPSLTYKTGDKFITNPMGELQDLSQIRPPIRDKRRLTWGYHVMNMKAEVLETSRGCTRTCNFCSMKHMYGRTFRTYPIERVIADLDDIYYNKKTRLAFIVDDNLVLDTDRVIRLCDAIIKRGYRRLKLVVQADSLTMATNEDMIQKMAQAGFKSVFLGIENVSKTNLAAAGKGNIVEYSRKAVALCQKHGMMVIGGLIFGFPDDDEKAIIENYRFLQEINADAAYCQLLTPYPKTGMREQLMAQGLITNALDFKKYNGLWANVKTRHLSADKLQYLFWYHRQTVLGWWDPSSRARGTGKLWTGIWTYMFKPIMQQQHARVLKRKGWGGIYKDVLKEQEEMNSFEGL, from the coding sequence ATGCCAAAAGGTCTTTTTGAATGTACGGACACCCAAAAAATTACAAACGCCCTTACCGTTGGCTACGAAAGAATTGTAGCCTGGGCGGATCTACTGGATCAGGTCAATGTCTTTCCGGTCCATGATTCGGACACCGGCAAAAACTTAAAGATAAGCCTGGCACCATTTAAGCAGATTAAGCCGGGTGGCGGTGCAGACAAAACATCTTTAGGAAATTCTTTTGATGAATTGGTGAATAAACTGCCCATGTCGGCCGTGGGAAATTCAGGCAATATTGCGGCGGCCTTTTTTTCGGGCTTTTTATCTCATCCATTGCCCACCTTCCTGCCCACTGCCACAGGGCATGGATTAAACATGGCCATGAATGCCGTGGCCGATCCCAGGCCCGGTACCATGCTCGATCTGTTTGAAAGCCTGACCCGTTTTTTTGATGACAGGGCTTGTGACGGCCAACTTCAGGAAACATCCTTTGATTCCAACGCACTGACTGAACGACTCAAACAAAGCGTATCCCAAAGCATGACCCGGCTGCCTGCTCTGGAAAAAGCAGGCGTCGTGGATGCAGGAGCGCTGGGGATGTTCCTGTTTCTGGAAGGATTCTTCAAAGCGCTTGAGGATAGACAGGACCAATGTATCCCGGTCATGGAAAGTTTCAAGGACCAGCTCTGTGTCTCTGCCGGGTATACGGCCCCGTCGGAACCGGCCTTTTGTGTGGATTTACAGATCCGAATGGATCAAGACACCGCCCCGGACCAGTTGATTAAAACCCTTGGCGACAGTATTGTCACTTCACAAACGGACCGGTCCCTGAAAATCCATGTCCACACAAAAGACAGAGATGCGCTTAAAAACCAGGTATCTGAAATCGGGTCTATTACAGCATGGCACGCCGAACCCATCATAACCCGGCCCCAAGAGGTACAGGCACGAACAACCCCAAACACGGTGGGCATCATCACTGATGCGGCAGGCTCCATTACCCTTGACCGGGCCGCGACACTTGGCATCACGCTCATGGACAGTTTCATCGTCACCGATGAGGGCGGGGCCCCTGAAACCCTGGCAGATACGGCCCAAATCTATGCAGACATGACCCGGGGCAAAAAGGTCATGACCGCCCAGGCATCGGTATTCCAGCGCCATGAAACCTTCAAGAAGGTGTTGGGGCAATACGACCAGGTACTTTACCTGTGTGTGGGATCCGTGTATACAGGCAACTATGACGTTGCCATCCGGTGGATTGCGGACAACGGACTGTCGGAACGGATGCGGGTTGTGGATACCGGTGCGGCATCCGGCAGGCTTGGGCTTATTGTGGAAACCGTTGCCCTGGCCGCCCAAACCGTAAACGCCTTGGCGGAACTTGAAGCCCATGCGTTAAAAATTATTGAGGCCTGCGACGAACTGCTGTTCCTAAACCACCTGAAATACCTGGCCATGGGCGGCAGGATGTCCAAGACCGGCAGTGTAGCAGGAGATTTTCTCAGTATCCGGCCCATCATCAGCCCCAGGGCAGACGGCGCCCGAAAAGTCGCCACCGTCAGAAACAGTGAAAGCCAAATCCGGTATGCCGTCAACCGGCTTGAACAGGCGTTTGGTAAAACTGCGTCACCCAGGATACTTTTGCAATATTCCGACAACAGGGCATGGGTGGAAAACTCGGTCATGCCCCATATACGCCGGGCCTGTCCCCGGGCACACATTACCATAGTCCCGTTGTCTCTGACCTCAGGAGTTCACATGGGCCCGGGCACCTGGGGAATGGCATTTTTACCCGGAGAACTTGCCCCGGAAAAGATAGAACAGTGCCTTTGCCATAAAACCGATTTCCAAGGAGAGTCTGCCATGAAAGTGCTCCTGATGTCCATGCCCGATGTAGCACCCCTGGTCATTCACCAAAATGCCGTGCATTTCCCCAACCTGGGCATTGCCAGCATCGGCGGAAATATCCATGAACGGCATGAGGTCAAAATTATTGATTTGATCCGGAAACGCCGATCCATCCATGCCTACCTGACAAAGCAGTTAATAAAACTTGCACCTGATATTGTGGGACTTTCAGCCATGTCCTGGCAATGGGACACCTGCTGCCGAATTATCCGGCTGATCAAACGCGTCCGGCCCAGCGCTAAAATCGTGGTGGGCGGCTACCATGCCACCCTGATGACCCAGGAGATCACGCAATCCCCCGAAGGCAAATTGATCGATTTCATCGTACAAGGTGAAGGCGAAACTGCTTTTAAGCGATTGGTGGAGGCCCTGGACGGCCGGGACACGTTTCATGACATCCCTTCCTTGACGTATAAAACTGGCGACAAATTCATCACTAATCCCATGGGCGAACTACAGGATCTATCCCAGATAAGGCCACCCATCCGGGACAAACGGCGCCTGACCTGGGGATACCATGTAATGAACATGAAAGCTGAGGTGCTGGAGACCTCAAGAGGCTGCACCCGCACCTGCAATTTTTGCAGCATGAAACACATGTATGGCCGGACATTCAGAACCTATCCCATTGAAAGGGTCATTGCCGATCTTGATGACATTTATTATAACAAAAAGACACGGCTGGCCTTTATTGTGGACGACAATCTAGTGTTGGACACGGACAGAGTCATCCGGCTGTGTGATGCCATCATTAAAAGAGGATACCGCCGCCTGAAACTGGTGGTTCAGGCCGACAGCCTGACCATGGCCACCAATGAGGATATGATCCAAAAAATGGCCCAGGCAGGGTTTAAATCGGTATTCCTGGGGATTGAAAACGTCTCAAAAACAAACCTTGCCGCAGCAGGCAAGGGGAATATTGTGGAATATTCAAGAAAAGCCGTGGCATTGTGCCAGAAACACGGCATGATGGTCATCGGCGGTCTGATATTCGGATTCCCCGATGATGACGAGAAAGCCATCATTGAAAATTACCGTTTTTTACAGGAAATTAATGCCGACGCCGCCTATTGCCAGCTTTTGACGCCCTATCCCAAAACAGGCATGCGCGAACAGCTGATGGCCCAGGGACTTATTACCAATGCCCTGGATTTTAAAAAATATAATGGCCTGTGGGCCAATGTCAAAACCCGCCACCTGAGCGCCGACAAGCTGCAATACCTGTTCTGGTATCACCGTCAGACGGTACTTGGATGGTGGGACCCGTCGTCCAGGGCCAGGGGAACCGGCAAATTATGGACAGGCATCTGGACTTATATGTTCAAACCAATCATGCAGCAGCAGCATGCCAGGGTCCTTAAAAGAAAGGGATGGGGCGGTATTTATAAAGATGTCTTAAAAGAACAGGAAGAGATGAACTCCTTTGAAGGCCTTTAA
- a CDS encoding phosphopantetheine-binding protein, producing MENLISELKEKIVDTLGLTDVTPEDINEQDQLIGGPLGLDSIDVLEMVMMLENDYGVVIDNKELGETVFSTLDSLARYVNEHGNKES from the coding sequence ATGGAGAATCTGATTTCAGAACTAAAGGAAAAAATTGTGGACACACTGGGACTGACGGATGTAACACCCGAGGATATCAATGAACAGGACCAACTGATCGGCGGTCCTTTGGGTCTGGATTCCATTGATGTTCTGGAAATGGTCATGATGCTGGAAAACGATTACGGAGTTGTCATTGACAATAAAGAGCTTGGAGAAACCGTATTTTCGACCCTGGACAGCCTGGCCCGGTATGTCAACGAACACGGCAACAAAGAGTCATGA
- a CDS encoding hydroxymyristoyl-ACP dehydratase, protein MNSSVDMADLSGPGYEISELGRSKASVITAQAIFGSESPWFDGHFPDNPIVPGIAQMSMIFELMQRTMGSGLKLEGFKRVRFKQLIRPDTPISVLIKPAKKSPNRFEYQLTADQKIACTGFIDIRMLHDGDI, encoded by the coding sequence ATGAACTCATCCGTGGACATGGCTGACCTAAGTGGGCCCGGGTATGAGATCAGTGAGCTTGGCAGATCCAAAGCTTCAGTCATCACAGCCCAGGCTATCTTTGGCTCCGAGTCGCCCTGGTTTGACGGGCATTTCCCGGACAACCCCATTGTTCCGGGCATTGCTCAGATGAGCATGATTTTCGAGCTGATGCAACGCACAATGGGCTCAGGCCTGAAACTCGAAGGGTTCAAGCGGGTCAGATTCAAGCAATTGATCAGACCGGACACCCCCATTTCAGTTTTGATCAAACCGGCGAAAAAAAGCCCGAACCGTTTTGAATACCAGCTTACGGCGGACCAGAAAATTGCCTGTACCGGATTTATTGATATCCGTATGTTGCATGATGGAGATATCTAA
- the cobF gene encoding precorrin-6A synthase (deacetylating), giving the protein MKAAHQKMVKRQIKIIGIGLGSPGHLTGHAIEALRQVDVFLVADKGDIKKEMVAARKAVCEAFLKPGSYRFVTISDTDRGPDAKRGTTEYRKGVQAWRQSRVNRFVNAIKELPPNMIVGFLAWGDPAFYDSLIGIVEEIGEIIPLDIRVIPGISAIQALAAENAICLNRVAAPIHITTGRRLPREWSPELGTVVVMLDKGLACAQLLARAPDLEIIWGAYIGFPWQIIRRGRLADMVQELIPLRERLRQEHGWVMDTYILRGPEMTDDAPPLEI; this is encoded by the coding sequence ATGAAGGCGGCTCACCAGAAAATGGTCAAACGTCAAATCAAAATTATCGGAATTGGCCTGGGCAGTCCGGGGCATTTGACCGGCCATGCCATAGAGGCACTTCGCCAGGTAGATGTCTTTCTTGTTGCCGACAAAGGTGACATTAAAAAAGAGATGGTTGCCGCCAGAAAGGCAGTCTGTGAAGCCTTTCTAAAACCTGGCAGTTATCGTTTTGTGACGATTTCAGATACGGATCGCGGGCCGGATGCAAAGCGTGGTACAACCGAGTATCGAAAAGGCGTTCAGGCATGGCGGCAATCGCGTGTGAACCGCTTTGTCAATGCGATCAAAGAATTACCCCCTAACATGATCGTGGGGTTCCTGGCGTGGGGTGACCCTGCTTTTTACGACAGCCTCATCGGTATTGTCGAGGAAATTGGCGAAATCATCCCCCTGGATATACGGGTGATCCCAGGGATCTCTGCGATACAGGCCTTGGCAGCAGAAAATGCTATTTGTCTGAATCGGGTTGCGGCACCGATCCATATCACCACGGGCCGTCGATTGCCCCGGGAGTGGTCCCCTGAACTTGGAACGGTGGTTGTCATGCTGGATAAGGGCCTGGCCTGTGCTCAGCTATTAGCGCGGGCGCCTGACCTTGAAATCATCTGGGGTGCGTATATCGGATTCCCCTGGCAAATCATCCGCCGCGGGCGGCTGGCAGACATGGTTCAAGAATTGATCCCTTTACGGGAAAGACTTCGGCAGGAACATGGATGGGTGATGGATACCTACATTCTGCGTGGTCCAGAGATGACAGATGACGCACCGCCTCTGGAGATTTGA
- the cobK gene encoding precorrin-6A reductase has translation MILVLGGTSEARELILLCVQHGIPVMYTTTTRIMDEFAPTVECRVGQLSPQTFQALIIERRIASVVDATHPFAINISRLAMDVCNRTKTPYLRLERETLSQPAICRHVHQNETVEEAASLACETSGGILSVIGVRKLPELVTHLGNRKSDLFARVLPVVKSIATCDQLGIRPSHIIGMRGPFSAEFDGLLIREFGITTMIAKESGDRGGLTAKITACENTGCKLLLIVRPAIQYPYQVSTPVKCMAWLKAHLKNL, from the coding sequence ATGATTCTCGTCCTGGGCGGAACATCGGAAGCACGTGAACTTATATTATTGTGCGTACAGCACGGCATTCCTGTGATGTACACGACCACGACCCGCATTATGGATGAATTCGCGCCGACTGTTGAATGCCGGGTAGGACAACTGTCACCCCAAACCTTTCAAGCCTTGATCATAGAGCGGCGCATCGCAAGCGTTGTGGATGCCACACATCCGTTTGCAATCAATATTTCAAGGTTAGCCATGGATGTGTGCAACCGCACCAAAACCCCATATTTAAGGCTGGAGCGGGAAACGCTCTCACAGCCGGCCATCTGCCGGCATGTGCACCAAAACGAAACCGTTGAAGAGGCCGCAAGCCTTGCCTGTGAAACCTCCGGGGGGATTCTCTCTGTAATTGGGGTACGGAAACTGCCGGAGTTGGTGACGCATCTTGGGAATCGCAAAAGCGATCTTTTTGCTCGTGTCCTGCCGGTGGTAAAGTCGATTGCAACCTGTGATCAGCTTGGGATTCGCCCATCGCACATTATTGGCATGCGGGGTCCATTCTCTGCCGAATTTGACGGTTTGCTGATTCGAGAATTCGGTATCACCACGATGATTGCAAAAGAATCAGGCGACCGGGGAGGTCTTACCGCCAAAATTACCGCATGCGAAAATACGGGTTGCAAACTGTTGCTGATAGTTCGCCCTGCCATACAGTATCCATATCAGGTATCCACGCCTGTTAAATGCATGGCATGGCTAAAAGCCCATCTTAAGAATCTTTAA
- a CDS encoding cache domain-containing protein, with protein MPIIILGLLSLSFVAYSSIKIVIETELSSSMLSSVGKSAESINRWLATIMIEPETIASTPAAKRINEDFHNFDRQNLNRHITLHRQHPDIFQDIYAANRQGEYHTIIKDEKGYSVFVGDIENRPYFRSIMAGGPTQITPPLISRTTGIPMIFIVAPILDGKEKPQGLIGAGISLKYIQQIAQGLQAGETGYGFIIAQDGTYIYHPDDEFIMQKKITELENPSIKALGKSIAAGGSGMYRYYRNREPMVAFYHPIPISGWVVATVLPEKELFAPAIQAVKLLISITIIFAGLIAIAIIYAMQRLTRPLQTLADRIGQIAAGNFKGGHLKIESNDEIGSLSKSFNEMLDGLENQRSEVKTLVNKLQRTVKDLQKAKTYTAGIIDSMPSILIGVDKNGSVTQWNNKAENATGIPIGQAMGKPLNAVYPRIKSQIDNLHRTIQNREIIADMKIPFKKGAYVAYENITIFPLNAPEEPVGAVIRIDDVTQQVRMEEMMIQSEKILSVGGLAAGMAHEINNPLAGMIQSANVMKSRLENIDMPANLNAAKELGISMEDIAAFMKKRNIFRMLDAIQKSGSRAAEIVSTMLTFARESDAAMSLHSPDQLMDKILDLAATDYDLKKQYDFKSIQIIKEYDDNLPMLRCEGSKIQQVFLNILRNGAQAMQTAQTKSPQFIIRIYTEKEPAMISMEIEDNGPGMDRAIRSKVFDPFFTTKPVGIGTGLGLSVSYFIITENHKGTMDVISEPGKGSNFIIRLPVGTKK; from the coding sequence ATGCCAATCATCATATTGGGGTTGTTATCGCTCAGCTTTGTTGCATACTCATCCATCAAGATCGTTATTGAGACGGAACTTTCCAGCAGTATGTTGTCATCGGTGGGCAAAAGTGCAGAAAGCATAAACAGATGGCTTGCTACGATTATGATTGAACCGGAAACCATTGCGTCAACACCTGCAGCCAAACGAATTAATGAAGATTTTCATAATTTCGATCGCCAAAATTTAAATCGGCATATAACCTTGCACAGACAACATCCTGATATTTTTCAAGATATTTATGCAGCAAATCGTCAAGGAGAATACCATACGATTATAAAAGACGAAAAAGGATATTCTGTTTTTGTCGGAGATATAGAAAATCGCCCTTATTTTAGATCCATCATGGCCGGAGGCCCTACGCAAATAACCCCGCCTTTGATATCCAGGACAACCGGCATTCCAATGATATTCATTGTTGCACCCATTTTAGATGGTAAAGAGAAACCACAAGGATTAATAGGGGCAGGTATCTCTTTAAAATACATCCAGCAGATCGCTCAGGGATTACAAGCCGGAGAAACAGGGTACGGATTTATTATAGCCCAGGATGGTACTTACATATATCATCCAGATGATGAATTCATCATGCAAAAAAAAATCACTGAGCTTGAGAATCCTTCAATAAAAGCCTTAGGAAAATCAATCGCAGCCGGTGGATCAGGTATGTACCGCTATTACAGAAATCGGGAACCTATGGTCGCTTTCTACCACCCGATACCAATCAGTGGCTGGGTCGTTGCAACAGTATTGCCGGAAAAAGAACTATTTGCGCCGGCAATTCAAGCGGTAAAACTACTCATATCCATCACTATAATTTTTGCAGGTTTAATCGCGATAGCAATTATCTATGCGATGCAACGTCTGACACGACCGTTGCAGACACTTGCCGATAGAATCGGTCAAATTGCTGCGGGTAATTTTAAAGGCGGACATTTAAAAATTGAATCCAATGACGAAATCGGGAGCTTATCAAAATCTTTCAACGAAATGCTTGACGGGTTGGAAAATCAGAGATCTGAGGTAAAAACCCTGGTGAATAAGCTACAACGCACGGTCAAAGATTTACAGAAGGCAAAGACCTATACGGCGGGCATTATTGATTCAATGCCTTCAATCTTGATCGGAGTCGATAAAAACGGAAGCGTAACCCAATGGAACAATAAAGCCGAAAATGCCACAGGTATACCCATAGGCCAGGCAATGGGCAAACCCTTGAACGCTGTTTATCCTAGAATTAAAAGTCAGATAGACAACCTTCACAGAACCATACAAAACCGCGAAATAATAGCTGATATGAAAATACCCTTTAAAAAAGGGGCCTATGTAGCGTATGAAAATATTACAATTTTTCCTTTAAATGCACCGGAAGAACCGGTCGGCGCAGTGATCAGAATTGATGATGTCACACAACAGGTTCGGATGGAAGAGATGATGATTCAATCAGAAAAAATACTGTCGGTGGGAGGACTTGCTGCAGGTATGGCCCATGAAATAAATAATCCTTTGGCCGGCATGATACAAAGCGCCAATGTGATGAAATCCCGACTGGAGAATATAGATATGCCGGCAAATCTGAATGCAGCAAAAGAACTTGGCATATCCATGGAAGATATCGCAGCCTTCATGAAAAAAAGAAACATTTTTCGCATGCTCGACGCGATTCAGAAATCCGGATCACGGGCAGCAGAAATTGTCAGCACCATGCTTACTTTTGCAAGAGAATCTGATGCGGCCATGTCTTTGCACTCCCCTGATCAGCTTATGGATAAAATTCTGGATCTGGCTGCCACCGACTATGACCTTAAAAAACAATATGATTTTAAATCCATTCAAATTATAAAAGAATATGATGATAATCTGCCGATGTTACGCTGTGAAGGGTCAAAAATTCAGCAGGTGTTCCTCAATATTCTCCGCAACGGTGCTCAGGCCATGCAGACGGCCCAAACAAAATCCCCTCAGTTTATCATTCGAATTTATACAGAAAAAGAGCCTGCAATGATATCCATGGAAATAGAAGATAACGGGCCGGGTATGGACAGAGCAATCCGGTCAAAGGTATTTGATCCTTTTTTTACAACAAAACCGGTAGGCATAGGTACGGGATTGGGCTTGTCCGTTTCTTATTTTATCATTACTGAAAATCATAAGGGTACAATGGATGTCATTTCCGAACCGGGAAAAGGATCAAATTTTATTATCAGGCTCCCTGTTGGCACAAAGAAATAG
- a CDS encoding phosphopantetheine-binding protein, protein MSNVKTIDEIITNVARIIIDELMIEDVTPETFDPEMDLVDEVGIDSMDLATVALVIQDEYGTRIDEDDYPKLTNVRLIAEYINNKL, encoded by the coding sequence ATGAGCAACGTAAAAACCATTGACGAGATCATTACCAATGTAGCCCGGATCATTATTGATGAACTCATGATTGAAGATGTAACCCCTGAAACCTTTGATCCCGAAATGGACCTTGTGGATGAAGTCGGGATTGACAGTATGGACCTTGCCACCGTCGCCCTGGTGATCCAGGATGAATACGGCACCCGTATTGACGAGGACGACTACCCCAAACTGACCAACGTCCGCCTCATTGCCGAATACATCAACAACAAGTTATAA
- a CDS encoding radical SAM protein — translation MQTHWKFSDILSDPVIRSRWQRVKKYFFLRESTYDMTNRCNIRCEGCYYFEGDKQFVTENNNPELWQDLMIKEKARGITFVVLAGAEPALVPQLLQVCYRQIPLGAIASNGLKFIPESVGYRIHISVWGNDRTSQAVRRADHMLEKQIKNYKDDPRAVFVYTFTSSNIDEIRDVAPILAENNCPFTFNMFSAPVGYDGALRHNRQTLAKTRDVMLEMLETYPEHLLFSHYNILAHTHEMGLHDLFQCSYPRMNPHEDVGLGKTFRQYRADLTWDRSAACCVPDTDCADCRHYAAGSAVVTARLFRHAVDPETFKAWLDYVDTYLAVWVMGYEKGENLSLKFVKPPSRT, via the coding sequence ATGCAAACACATTGGAAGTTCTCAGATATTCTGTCCGATCCGGTGATTCGCAGCCGATGGCAGCGGGTAAAAAAATATTTTTTCCTCAGGGAATCCACCTATGACATGACCAACCGCTGCAATATCCGCTGTGAAGGCTGTTATTACTTTGAAGGCGACAAACAGTTCGTCACCGAAAATAATAACCCTGAATTATGGCAGGACCTGATGATAAAAGAAAAGGCGCGGGGCATCACCTTTGTTGTACTGGCAGGTGCAGAGCCCGCCCTGGTCCCCCAGCTTTTGCAGGTCTGTTACCGGCAAATTCCTTTGGGCGCCATCGCATCCAATGGATTAAAGTTCATTCCCGAAAGCGTAGGCTACAGGATTCACATCTCCGTATGGGGCAACGACCGGACAAGCCAGGCTGTCCGCCGGGCAGATCACATGCTTGAAAAACAGATTAAAAACTATAAAGACGACCCCAGGGCGGTATTTGTCTATACCTTTACCAGCAGCAACATTGATGAAATACGCGATGTAGCCCCCATCCTTGCGGAAAACAACTGCCCGTTCACCTTTAATATGTTTTCCGCGCCGGTCGGATACGATGGTGCACTGCGGCACAATCGTCAGACACTGGCAAAGACCAGGGATGTAATGCTGGAGATGCTGGAGACCTATCCTGAGCACCTGCTCTTTTCCCACTATAACATCCTTGCCCATACCCATGAGATGGGGCTGCATGATCTGTTTCAATGTTCCTATCCGAGAATGAACCCCCATGAAGATGTGGGGTTGGGTAAAACGTTCAGGCAATACAGGGCGGATCTGACCTGGGACAGAAGCGCGGCATGCTGTGTCCCGGACACGGATTGTGCGGACTGCCGCCACTACGCGGCCGGCAGCGCCGTTGTCACGGCAAGACTTTTCAGGCACGCCGTTGATCCTGAAACCTTCAAAGCCTGGCTGGATTATGTGGACACCTATCTGGCCGTATGGGTGATGGGATATGAAAAAGGGGAGAATCTAAGCCTCAAATTCGTAAAACCGCCAAGCAGAACCTGA
- a CDS encoding polyketide synthase dehydratase domain-containing protein → MDNSVTQVPLTIDVYPHFMDHCFAGKVVFPAVEALKVLAGSIQTHNVFTSNPALRHMTYARFNKFLVIEPGQKTIEALCNIRPINDTQVSLSLATRFSIKTGTITRIKEHCTATFSTESEPLSNLPPSQIEKCDEPMFEVPADSIYRELVPFKPAFHSIQGELQLSRSGAYATLKAMPDNPNDPFKTVLGSGFPLDGAFHAGCVWSQRFFGIVAFPIGFDKRIIYTPTIEHKYYTARVIPKYQTHGTLGFDIWITDDQDNLCEALAGVMMRDVSGGTITPAAWIREGIQ, encoded by the coding sequence ATGGACAACTCCGTTACCCAGGTTCCGTTGACCATTGACGTATATCCCCACTTCATGGACCATTGCTTCGCCGGCAAGGTGGTTTTTCCGGCTGTTGAGGCGTTGAAGGTCCTGGCCGGATCAATTCAGACGCACAATGTCTTTACGTCGAATCCTGCACTAAGGCATATGACCTATGCACGGTTCAATAAATTTCTCGTGATAGAACCAGGTCAAAAAACCATTGAAGCTCTCTGCAATATCCGCCCCATCAACGATACCCAGGTTTCGCTCTCCCTGGCCACCCGGTTTTCAATAAAAACAGGGACTATAACACGAATCAAAGAGCATTGCACGGCAACCTTCAGCACCGAATCAGAACCGCTTTCCAACCTGCCCCCGTCCCAGATAGAAAAATGCGACGAGCCCATGTTTGAAGTGCCGGCAGACAGCATATACCGCGAACTGGTTCCATTCAAGCCTGCCTTTCACTCCATTCAAGGAGAATTACAGCTTTCCCGGTCCGGCGCATATGCAACCCTAAAAGCGATGCCGGACAATCCCAATGATCCATTTAAGACTGTATTGGGATCGGGATTTCCCCTGGACGGTGCCTTTCATGCCGGATGTGTCTGGAGCCAGCGGTTTTTCGGCATTGTGGCCTTTCCAATTGGATTTGACAAACGCATTATTTATACCCCCACGATTGAACATAAATATTATACTGCCCGGGTTATCCCCAAATATCAAACCCACGGGACGTTAGGATTTGATATATGGATTACCGATGACCAGGACAATTTGTGTGAAGCCCTTGCCGGGGTTATGATGCGAGATGTCAGCGGCGGCACCATCACCCCTGCGGCATGGATCCGGGAGGGCATCCAATGA
- a CDS encoding glycerol-3-phosphate acyltransferase, with amino-acid sequence MMLTAFWLIAYVVGSINASIFVLKMKTKQDPRTLYSKNAGTSNVYRILGWKWAGLVLISDVGKAFLMSAAAVRFLSAPAQTWVGFFLLLGNRFPCFHGFKGGKGVAHFIGFSLFPTPLFTVLSLAGWCVGYLFFRRSFAGSMVLVTILGMGLVLTSGTDFMGIAGVIVCMGFIIFNHKTNLLALISQNRDRDVSNKAGDGL; translated from the coding sequence ATGATGCTCACAGCGTTTTGGCTGATTGCCTATGTAGTCGGTTCTATAAATGCGTCCATCTTCGTGCTGAAGATGAAAACAAAACAAGATCCCCGGACGTTGTACAGTAAAAACGCCGGCACAAGTAATGTTTACCGAATACTGGGTTGGAAATGGGCCGGATTGGTTCTCATAAGCGATGTGGGCAAAGCGTTTCTGATGTCGGCGGCGGCAGTGCGTTTTTTGTCTGCGCCCGCACAAACCTGGGTGGGATTTTTTCTGCTGCTTGGCAACCGGTTCCCATGTTTTCACGGGTTTAAAGGGGGTAAAGGCGTTGCTCATTTCATTGGCTTTTCCTTGTTTCCCACCCCTTTATTTACCGTGCTATCCCTTGCCGGCTGGTGTGTTGGGTATCTGTTTTTCCGGCGTTCCTTTGCAGGGTCCATGGTGCTTGTGACCATTCTCGGCATGGGACTTGTTCTGACATCCGGCACGGATTTTATGGGTATTGCCGGGGTTATTGTATGTATGGGGTTTATCATATTTAATCATAAAACCAACCTGCTTGCCCTCATATCCCAAAATCGAGACAGAGACGTTTCAAATAAAGCAGGTGATGGACTATGA